One window of the Halobacteriovorax sp. JY17 genome contains the following:
- a CDS encoding ubiquinol-cytochrome c reductase iron-sulfur subunit, whose translation MKQSLNRREFFSYLSVAWIAFSAACAGLATLAFRFSYPNVSFDPEMDFIAGRPGDYEAGVDERWKNGYGVWMVKQEGKLVALSNICTHLGCIPNWLPAELKFKCPCHGSGYYMSGVNFEGPAPRPLERYKISLTAEGTIKVDKTKVYRSEKGQWDNPDSFLNV comes from the coding sequence ATGAAACAAAGTTTAAACCGTAGAGAGTTCTTTAGTTATCTCTCTGTTGCTTGGATTGCATTCTCTGCTGCATGTGCAGGTCTTGCAACTTTAGCATTTCGTTTTTCTTATCCGAATGTGAGCTTTGATCCTGAAATGGATTTCATTGCTGGTAGACCAGGTGATTATGAGGCCGGTGTTGATGAGCGTTGGAAGAATGGTTACGGTGTTTGGATGGTTAAGCAAGAAGGTAAACTGGTAGCTCTTTCAAATATTTGTACGCACCTTGGTTGTATTCCTAACTGGCTTCCTGCTGAATTAAAATTTAAGTGTCCTTGTCATGGTTCTGGTTACTATATGAGTGGTGTGAACTTTGAGGGACCAGCACCACGCCCATTAGAAAGATATAAAATTTCTCTCACAGCAGAGGGAACAATTAAAGTAGATAAGACGAAAGTTTACCGTTCAGAAAAAGGTCAATGGGATAATCCAGACTCTTTTTTAAACGTTTAA
- a CDS encoding cytochrome b N-terminal domain-containing protein, with product MSEKGLAQKVRETQVWKSIFRHGPPDNARNRASVVAGNVFLHLHPIKLKKSGVQLGYTWCMGGLTFFIFLALTVTGLLLMFYYRPTAEYAYNDIIALKEHVPLGIMREIHRWGAHAMVITVWLHMFRVFMTGSYKPPREFNWGIGVILLVLTLLLSFTGYLLPWDQLAIWAITVGANMAKATPFMGHGGPGAALAQIGDFVMVSDKNDVRFQLLAGRFVGEPALLRFYILHCVFIPLVVGVLIAVHFWRVRKDGGISAPL from the coding sequence ATGTCAGAAAAAGGTTTGGCACAAAAAGTTCGTGAGACACAAGTTTGGAAGTCTATTTTTAGACATGGACCTCCAGATAATGCGCGTAATAGAGCAAGTGTTGTAGCGGGTAACGTGTTTCTTCATTTACACCCAATTAAGTTAAAGAAGTCTGGTGTTCAGCTAGGATACACATGGTGTATGGGTGGACTTACATTCTTTATTTTCTTAGCGCTAACTGTGACAGGACTTTTATTAATGTTCTACTACAGACCTACTGCTGAGTATGCATACAATGATATTATAGCACTTAAAGAGCACGTTCCTCTCGGGATTATGAGAGAGATTCATAGATGGGGTGCTCACGCCATGGTTATTACGGTTTGGTTACATATGTTCAGAGTCTTTATGACTGGTTCGTATAAGCCACCTCGTGAATTCAACTGGGGTATTGGTGTAATCCTTTTAGTATTAACACTACTTTTATCATTCACAGGTTACCTACTTCCTTGGGATCAGCTTGCAATTTGGGCGATTACAGTTGGGGCGAATATGGCAAAAGCAACTCCATTTATGGGTCACGGTGGTCCAGGTGCAGCTCTTGCTCAGATTGGTGACTTTGTAATGGTTTCAGATAAGAACGACGTGCGTTTTCAACTTCTAGCGGGACGTTTCGTTGGTGAGCCAGCACTGTTAAGATTCTATATTCTTCACTGTGTATTCATCCCACTTGTTGTAGGTGTGTTGATTGCAGTTCACTTTTGGAGAGTAAGAAAAGACGGTGGGATTTCGGCTCCACTTTAG